Proteins co-encoded in one Methyloterricola oryzae genomic window:
- a CDS encoding paraquat-inducible protein A yields MTRPPDSALRRGYLLCHTCHQVSAAGAAHPQCPRCGAPLHARKPDSLTRTWALTLTAYILYIPANLLPVMTVTMSGQGEPDTIMSGVKELLLGGMWPLALLVFFASITVPVLKLLILTYLLISVQFRSQWRPRERTVLYRITESVGRWSMIDIFVIAILVALVKLGALATIDAGAGAVAFGGVVVTTMFAAMSFDPRLIWDAMEKQND; encoded by the coding sequence GTGACAAGACCGCCTGATTCCGCCCTGCGCCGGGGCTATCTGCTGTGTCATACCTGCCACCAGGTCAGTGCGGCTGGCGCGGCCCATCCCCAGTGTCCGCGCTGCGGCGCGCCCTTGCACGCGCGCAAGCCCGACAGTCTGACGCGCACCTGGGCGCTGACCTTGACCGCCTACATACTTTATATCCCCGCCAACCTGCTGCCGGTGATGACCGTCACCATGTCGGGCCAGGGCGAACCGGACACCATCATGAGCGGAGTCAAGGAATTGCTGCTGGGCGGCATGTGGCCGCTGGCGCTGCTGGTGTTCTTCGCCAGCATCACCGTGCCGGTGCTGAAACTGCTGATCCTCACCTATCTCCTGATCTCGGTGCAGTTCCGCTCGCAGTGGCGGCCCCGGGAGCGCACGGTGCTGTATCGCATCACGGAATCCGTCGGCCGCTGGTCCATGATCGACATTTTCGTCATCGCCATCCTGGTGGCGCTGGTGAAGCTGGGCGCCTTGGCCACCATCGATGCGGGAGCGGGGGCCGTGGCTTTCGGCGGCGTGGTGGTGACCACCATGTTTGCCGCCATGAGCTTTGATCCCCGCCTGATTTGGGACGCAATGGAAAAACAAAATGACTGA
- a CDS encoding PqiB family protein produces MTDMPEARPPQSGRDRSDASDMTALLVEKSRGLSPVWLIPLVALIIGLWLGYKTLSEEGPTITITFKDAGGLEAGKTKIKYKEVEVGTVETVVLSEDLSEVEVTAKLDRHVESQLGKDTKFWVVEPQLGLGGVSGLDTLIAGHYIAVEFAKGKTARKFVGLEHAPKVSADTPGRHFMLMADNAGSLTDGTPVYFRDILVGRVVGVSLAEDRGHVMADIFVNAPYDRLVHESTRFWQTSGIEASMNSQGFNLKVGSLLSLLGGGISFYTPSLNDPKAVPSERGAQFYLYKDFPSIAEGTHFYRVPFMMHFDDSVRGLSVGAPVELKGIRVGTVTYIKFVFDPEADKLRIPVFLDIDVDRVFSQEQFKKFQEVHKGELAEGRRPVFEKLVERGLRGRLKTGSMLTGQLYVDLDFYPDVPAKTLIYGGEQPEIPTLPSLTEELQATATELMQKLKRIPFDKIGEELLGTVQGSNRLMNSPDLKQAVHSMNLALQEVHQLAQTADREVVKLTTGVEKSLASTAKVLEQLEPGAPMAVDVGNALEELAAAAKSIRALTDYLERHPEALLSGKGGVKK; encoded by the coding sequence ATGACTGACATGCCAGAAGCCAGACCCCCTCAGTCCGGAAGGGACCGCAGTGACGCCAGCGACATGACCGCGCTGCTGGTGGAAAAGTCGCGGGGCTTGTCGCCCGTGTGGCTGATTCCCCTGGTAGCCCTGATCATCGGCCTGTGGCTGGGATACAAGACCCTGAGCGAGGAAGGACCCACCATCACCATCACCTTCAAGGATGCGGGCGGTCTGGAGGCAGGCAAGACCAAGATCAAATACAAGGAGGTGGAGGTGGGCACGGTGGAAACCGTGGTGCTCAGCGAGGACTTGTCGGAGGTGGAGGTGACCGCCAAGCTGGACCGCCATGTGGAATCGCAATTGGGCAAGGACACCAAGTTCTGGGTAGTGGAGCCGCAACTGGGGCTGGGTGGCGTGTCCGGTTTGGACACCCTGATCGCTGGGCATTACATCGCGGTGGAGTTCGCCAAGGGCAAGACGGCGCGCAAGTTCGTCGGCCTGGAACATGCGCCCAAGGTGAGCGCGGACACCCCGGGCCGGCATTTCATGCTGATGGCCGACAATGCCGGCTCACTCACCGACGGCACCCCGGTTTATTTCCGCGACATTCTGGTGGGGCGGGTCGTGGGCGTTAGCCTTGCCGAGGACCGCGGTCATGTCATGGCGGACATCTTCGTCAATGCCCCCTATGACCGGCTGGTGCACGAAAGCACGCGCTTCTGGCAGACCAGCGGCATCGAGGCCTCCATGAATTCCCAGGGTTTCAACCTCAAGGTTGGTTCCCTGCTCAGCCTCCTGGGCGGCGGCATCAGTTTTTATACGCCCAGTCTCAACGACCCCAAGGCAGTCCCCAGCGAGCGCGGCGCGCAGTTCTACCTGTACAAGGACTTTCCCAGCATCGCCGAGGGCACCCATTTCTACCGCGTGCCCTTCATGATGCACTTCGACGATTCCGTGCGCGGCCTCAGCGTTGGCGCTCCAGTGGAGTTGAAGGGCATCCGCGTGGGCACGGTGACCTACATCAAGTTTGTGTTCGACCCGGAAGCCGACAAGCTGAGAATCCCGGTGTTCCTCGACATCGATGTGGATCGCGTGTTCTCGCAGGAGCAGTTCAAGAAATTCCAAGAGGTCCACAAGGGTGAGTTGGCGGAAGGCCGCCGGCCGGTGTTCGAGAAGTTGGTGGAGCGGGGGCTACGCGGGCGGCTTAAAACCGGCAGTATGCTGACCGGCCAGTTGTACGTGGACCTGGATTTCTATCCTGACGTACCCGCCAAGACCCTGATCTATGGGGGCGAGCAGCCGGAGATTCCCACCCTGCCGTCCCTCACCGAGGAGCTGCAGGCCACCGCCACCGAGCTGATGCAGAAGCTCAAGCGCATCCCCTTCGATAAGATCGGCGAGGAGTTGCTGGGCACGGTGCAGGGCAGCAACCGCCTGATGAACTCGCCGGATCTCAAGCAGGCGGTGCATTCCATGAATTTGGCCCTGCAGGAGGTTCATCAGCTGGCGCAGACCGCCGACCGGGAAGTGGTCAAGCTCACCACGGGCGTGGAGAAGAGCCTGGCTTCAACCGCCAAGGTGCTGGAGCAGTTGGAGCCGGGCGCGCCCATGGCGGTGGATGTGGGCAATGCCCTGGAAGAGCTCGCGGCGGCGGCCAAGTCCATCCGCGCCCTGACCGATTATCTGGAACGTCATCCGGAAGCCTTGCTGTCCGGCAAAGGGGGAGTGAAGAAATGA
- a CDS encoding heavy metal translocating P-type ATPase has protein sequence MDPRTVPLQHCQLVHQTRRRVRIEAPSLRKQLERCYVYEILLRKHPAIQHVRMVPALGCAVVHFDQARLDKTKLLKLLDTVLGNLGTACLSSSAGDATVVGDEPEHEFNLALDGMTCASCGLLIEMLLRRDPRVATANVNFATETAQVRARMSKAELQERIRGLGYEAHSMDSLSQRRLQLARERARINDAWKRFFWAGLLSLPAIVLGMAAPHTRLVGFLEMLFTTPVVLWSGRPFFDKAFKLARQGSANMDSLVSLGVGSAYGYSLVALLRGRRDFYFEAAAGIVAFVLLGRYLDERARGQAHEAIRQLIDLQPQTATLLRDGQEFAVPIDDVQIGDLLLVRPGERIPTDGEVALGLSTVDESMLTGESMPVVKEAGHKVTGGCINGNGSLQVRVTAVGADTVLAGIIHMVDQAQASRLPIQKLVDQVSGVFVPSVMVISGLTFFGWIAAGGGAAQAFGTAITVLLIACPCALGLATPAAIMVGTGQAARRGIFIRNGESLEMASKLTAIVFDKTGTITEGKPVVTDFRNITRVRDSEILRLAASSELHSEHFLGKAIVSHVRCQELAFGDPEDFISEPGRGVKAKASGHTLLIGNRHWLSENGVPTKKLDPIAEQWAAQGKTPVFMSRDGKPAAVFGIADKPRENARDAIAQLHALGVKTLMATGDVAATANYVAEVVGIDEIVSQARPEDKLEIIRSLQARGERVGMIGDGINDAPALAAADVSLAIGGGTDVAMQTADLTLVNGDIAKAAEAMELSGFTLRVIRQNLFWAFGYNTVAIPVAAAGRLSPMLASAAMALSSVSVVLNSLRLQRKR, from the coding sequence ATGGATCCGCGCACCGTTCCCCTGCAGCACTGCCAGCTCGTCCACCAGACTCGTCGGCGCGTCCGCATCGAGGCGCCCTCCCTGCGCAAGCAATTAGAGCGCTGCTATGTCTATGAAATCCTGCTGCGTAAGCATCCCGCCATCCAGCATGTGCGCATGGTGCCAGCCTTGGGCTGCGCGGTGGTGCATTTCGACCAGGCGCGACTGGACAAAACCAAGCTCCTGAAGCTGCTGGACACAGTGCTGGGCAACCTGGGCACCGCCTGCCTGTCCTCCTCCGCGGGGGATGCCACCGTGGTGGGCGACGAGCCGGAACACGAATTCAACCTGGCGCTGGATGGCATGACCTGCGCCTCCTGCGGCTTGTTGATCGAAATGCTGCTGCGGCGCGATCCGCGTGTCGCCACGGCCAATGTCAATTTCGCCACCGAAACGGCGCAGGTGCGCGCCCGCATGAGCAAGGCCGAGCTGCAGGAGCGCATTCGCGGCCTGGGCTACGAGGCGCATTCCATGGACAGCCTCTCGCAGCGCCGCTTGCAGCTGGCCCGGGAGCGGGCGCGAATCAACGATGCCTGGAAACGCTTCTTCTGGGCGGGCCTTCTAAGCCTGCCGGCCATCGTGCTGGGCATGGCAGCGCCGCACACTCGGCTGGTGGGCTTCTTGGAAATGCTGTTCACCACCCCGGTAGTGCTGTGGAGCGGACGTCCTTTCTTCGACAAGGCCTTCAAGCTGGCGCGCCAGGGCTCGGCCAACATGGACAGCCTGGTGTCCCTTGGCGTCGGTTCCGCCTACGGCTACAGCCTGGTCGCGCTGCTGCGCGGCCGGCGCGATTTCTACTTCGAGGCCGCCGCCGGCATCGTCGCCTTCGTCCTGCTGGGCCGCTATCTGGATGAGCGCGCCCGCGGCCAGGCTCACGAGGCCATCCGCCAGCTCATCGACCTGCAGCCGCAGACGGCGACCCTGCTGCGTGACGGGCAGGAATTCGCGGTACCCATCGACGACGTGCAGATCGGCGACCTGCTGCTGGTGCGCCCCGGGGAGCGCATTCCTACCGACGGCGAGGTGGCCCTGGGATTGTCCACCGTAGACGAATCCATGCTCACCGGCGAGAGCATGCCCGTGGTCAAGGAAGCCGGACACAAGGTGACCGGCGGCTGCATCAACGGCAACGGCTCGCTGCAAGTGCGCGTCACGGCGGTGGGCGCCGACACCGTGCTGGCCGGAATCATCCACATGGTGGACCAGGCCCAGGCCAGCCGATTGCCCATCCAGAAACTGGTGGACCAGGTTTCCGGGGTTTTCGTACCCTCGGTGATGGTGATCTCCGGCCTCACCTTCTTTGGCTGGATCGCCGCCGGCGGCGGTGCTGCCCAGGCCTTCGGCACCGCCATCACGGTGCTGCTCATCGCCTGCCCCTGCGCCCTGGGACTGGCGACCCCCGCCGCGATCATGGTGGGCACCGGCCAGGCGGCGCGGCGCGGCATCTTCATTCGCAATGGCGAAAGCCTGGAAATGGCGTCCAAGCTGACCGCCATCGTGTTCGACAAGACCGGCACCATCACCGAAGGCAAGCCCGTCGTCACGGATTTCCGCAATATCACGCGAGTGCGCGACAGCGAGATCCTGCGCCTGGCCGCGTCCAGCGAACTGCATTCGGAACACTTCCTGGGTAAGGCCATCGTCAGCCACGTGCGCTGCCAGGAACTTGCCTTCGGCGATCCTGAGGATTTCATCAGCGAGCCAGGCCGCGGCGTCAAGGCAAAAGCCTCCGGCCATACCTTGCTCATCGGCAACCGCCATTGGCTCAGCGAGAACGGCGTGCCCACGAAGAAGCTCGATCCGATCGCCGAGCAATGGGCCGCGCAAGGCAAGACGCCGGTATTCATGAGCCGCGATGGCAAGCCGGCCGCCGTGTTTGGCATCGCCGACAAGCCGCGGGAGAATGCCCGCGACGCCATCGCGCAATTGCACGCCTTGGGTGTCAAGACGCTCATGGCCACCGGCGATGTGGCCGCGACCGCCAATTATGTGGCCGAGGTGGTGGGCATCGACGAGATCGTGTCCCAGGCCCGGCCCGAGGACAAGCTGGAGATCATCCGCTCCCTGCAGGCGCGCGGCGAGCGCGTGGGGATGATCGGCGACGGCATCAATGACGCGCCCGCCCTGGCGGCGGCGGACGTCAGCCTGGCCATCGGCGGCGGCACCGACGTGGCCATGCAGACCGCCGACCTGACCCTGGTCAACGGCGATATCGCCAAGGCGGCCGAAGCCATGGAATTGAGCGGCTTCACCCTGCGCGTCATACGTCAAAACCTGTTCTGGGCCTTCGGCTACAACACCGTGGCCATTCCGGTGGCCGCCGCGGGACGCCTGAGTCCCATGCTGGCGTCCGCCGCCATGGCGCTCAGCTCCGTGTCCGTGGTGCTCAATTCGCTCAGGTTGCAGCGCAAGCGCTGA
- a CDS encoding paraquat-inducible protein A — protein MPAPTPPELVACHDCDLLSPLPHLSEGERARCPRCGSVLFERKGHSLDYSIALALTSLILFVLANVNTLMRMNIGGRVQSGAIISGISELYAQGFWMLAALVLVVTILAPLVKILAILYVLAPIRFHLRAPGAIRVFRLFETLHPWAMTEVYMLGILVAMVKLKDLASLEAGVALYSFAALILVMAATDSSLDDHEIWERLGHLRDKTA, from the coding sequence ATGCCCGCCCCGACCCCGCCCGAGCTCGTCGCCTGCCACGACTGCGATCTGCTCTCGCCCCTGCCGCACTTGTCCGAAGGCGAACGGGCACGCTGTCCCCGTTGCGGGTCCGTGTTGTTCGAACGCAAGGGTCACAGCCTGGATTACTCCATCGCCCTGGCCCTGACCAGCCTGATCCTGTTCGTGCTGGCCAATGTCAACACCCTGATGCGCATGAACATCGGCGGGCGTGTGCAATCCGGCGCCATCATCTCCGGCATCAGCGAACTTTACGCCCAGGGCTTCTGGATGCTGGCCGCTCTGGTGCTGGTGGTGACCATCCTGGCGCCGCTGGTGAAGATACTGGCCATTCTATATGTGTTGGCGCCGATCCGCTTTCATCTGCGCGCGCCGGGGGCGATACGCGTATTCCGGTTGTTCGAGACCCTGCATCCCTGGGCCATGACCGAGGTTTACATGCTGGGCATCCTGGTGGCGATGGTGAAGCTGAAGGACCTGGCAAGCCTGGAGGCCGGCGTGGCCCTCTATTCGTTTGCAGCCTTGATCCTGGTCATGGCGGCGACCGATTCCTCGCTGGACGATCACGAAATCTGGGAGCGGCTGGGGCATCTCCGTGACAAGACCGCCTGA
- the ubiD gene encoding 4-hydroxy-3-polyprenylbenzoate decarboxylase, producing MKYRDLRDFIAQLETQGELKRIAYPADPRLEITEICDRTLRQGGPALLFEQPKGYSVPLLGNLFGTPRRVALGMGEDSVEALREVGKLLAFLKEPDPPKGMKDALSKLPVFKQVLNMAPRVVTRAPCQEAVLLGSDIDLGRYPVQTCWPGDAGPLITWALVITRGPHKERQNLGIYRQQVIARDKTIMRWLAHRGGALDFRDWQKARPGEPFPVAVALGADPATILGAVTPVPDSLSEYGFAGLLRGDKTEVVKCRLSDLQAPASAEIVLEGFLYPGETAPEGPFGDHTGYYNEVEEFPVFTVECITQRENPIYHSTYTGRPPDEPAILGVALNEVFVPILQKQFPEIVDFYLPPEGCSYRLAVVSMKKQYPGHAKRVMFGVWSFLRQFMYTKFVIVTDDDVNVRDWQDVIWAITTRVDPARDVTLIENTPIDYLDFASPVSGLGSKMGLDATNKWPGETSREWGEPIAMSTEVKQRVDDIWDSLGI from the coding sequence ATGAAATACCGCGACCTGCGAGACTTTATCGCGCAACTGGAAACCCAGGGCGAACTCAAGCGCATCGCCTATCCGGCGGACCCGCGCCTGGAAATCACCGAGATCTGCGACCGCACCCTCCGGCAGGGCGGGCCTGCCCTGCTGTTCGAGCAGCCCAAGGGTTACTCGGTGCCGCTGCTGGGCAATCTGTTCGGAACGCCGCGGCGCGTGGCGCTGGGCATGGGCGAGGACTCGGTGGAAGCCCTGCGCGAAGTGGGCAAGCTGCTGGCCTTCCTCAAGGAGCCTGACCCGCCCAAGGGCATGAAGGACGCCCTGAGCAAGCTGCCGGTATTCAAGCAGGTGCTGAACATGGCCCCGCGCGTGGTGACCCGCGCGCCCTGCCAGGAGGCCGTGCTGCTGGGATCGGACATCGACCTGGGCCGTTATCCGGTGCAGACCTGCTGGCCGGGTGATGCCGGCCCCCTGATCACCTGGGCCCTGGTCATCACCCGAGGGCCCCATAAGGAAAGGCAGAACCTGGGCATCTACCGCCAGCAGGTGATCGCGCGCGACAAGACCATCATGCGCTGGCTGGCCCATCGCGGCGGCGCCCTGGATTTCAGGGACTGGCAAAAGGCCCGCCCCGGCGAACCCTTCCCGGTGGCCGTTGCCCTGGGAGCAGACCCGGCCACCATCCTCGGCGCGGTCACGCCGGTGCCGGACAGCCTGTCGGAATACGGCTTCGCCGGCTTGTTGCGGGGCGACAAGACCGAAGTGGTGAAATGCCGCCTCAGCGACCTGCAGGCCCCGGCCAGCGCCGAAATCGTGCTGGAAGGCTTCCTCTACCCGGGGGAGACGGCGCCCGAAGGTCCTTTCGGCGATCACACGGGCTATTACAACGAGGTGGAGGAGTTCCCCGTGTTCACGGTGGAATGCATCACCCAGCGGGAGAACCCCATCTACCACAGCACCTACACCGGAAGGCCACCGGATGAGCCGGCCATCCTCGGCGTGGCGCTGAACGAGGTGTTCGTACCCATCCTGCAGAAGCAGTTCCCGGAGATCGTCGACTTCTACCTGCCGCCGGAGGGTTGCTCCTACCGGCTCGCGGTGGTGAGCATGAAGAAGCAGTATCCGGGGCACGCCAAGCGGGTGATGTTCGGCGTCTGGTCGTTCCTGCGCCAGTTCATGTACACCAAGTTCGTCATAGTCACCGACGACGACGTGAACGTGCGCGACTGGCAGGACGTGATCTGGGCCATCACCACGCGGGTGGACCCGGCGCGGGATGTGACCCTGATCGAGAACACTCCCATCGACTACCTGGACTTCGCCTCGCCGGTCTCGGGCCTGGGCTCCAAGATGGGCCTGGACGCCACCAACAAGTGGCCCGGAGAAACCAGCCGCGAATGGGGCGAACCCATCGCCATGAGCACCGAGGTGAAGCAGCGGGTTGACGATATCTGGGACAGTCTCGGAATCTGA